TTTGCTCTAGGGATATTGTATTAGGAAAAGCATCAATCAAAGCATTTTGTAATTCTTTACTTTGTTGACCAGATAATTTCATATATTTAATAGGAACTACTTACCTTGAGAATATGGAATGTTTTAAAATTAGAGATATAGGTAATTAAAAAATCGTTAGTTCTAGATTATAGCTGCCTCCTTGTTTTCAATACTGGTATCGTTTCTTGTGAAAAATTCTCCATTTTTATGGCAACTATACCTTCATCAAAAGCTCTTTTAAATAAATCTTGATTGCCGGAATTTTTATAACCAAGTCCATCATAAAAACCTTGAGCAAAAGCAATTGCAGCTTGGTCTTGAATTGGGTTATTCATCCCAATAGTATAATTAATATATTGGCTAATTGTCATGGCAAGTTGTTCTGAATGACAAGCATTAAGCAGTACGCATTTAACATAATCAGCGTGTAATTTAAATAGTGATGCCAAACTCTCTGGAGTGACAGGTTTATTATTTCCTCCATCATCCTCTAATAGCAAACTACCATCTGGCAATCCATGTCCACAAAAATGTACAATTTGAGGCTGTTCTTCCGCGATCGCACGACGGATATCTTGAGGGCGTACAGCAGTTATCACTTTAATTTCAAATAAATCCCGATTAGCGGCTCGTCGTATAGCTGACTCAATTTCTAGAATTTCTTTATCCAAACGCAGACCGTGAGGAATTGCTGCTAAAATCAATATTTTTTGCGGAATGTTAGATGAAGTAACAGGAGGTGTTTGCGAATAATTTGTAAATAATTCTTGAACAATAGCCCTCAGCCGTGGATTTTTCGGGTTTGATTTACACGCAGCACGAACTAAGTCTTCAATCCATCCCTGAGAATTTGCTGTTTGTATTAATTTAAAGACAATATCTTGTAAACTCCCTTCACCAGCAATTGCTCTTAAATTTATATCTAGTTCAAATAACAACATTTGTTCTAGGGATATTGTATTAGGAAAAGCATCAATCAAAGCATTTTGTAGTTCTTTACGTTGTTGACCAGATAAACTCATATTTATCAATCTTTCCCCAATTACTATAAGTCAGTTGTCAGTTGTCAGTTGTTAAGAGGTTGTTTGAAAAGGGTTTCGCTGTGACTTTAGGCACTTTTAGATCCCCCCTAACCCCCCTAAAAAAGCAGGGCTGTTTCATTCGCTAAATAACTTTAAAAATCAAGGGTTCTAGCGATTAAAAATTGATTATTTTGTTACCAACGTGCCGAGAAAATGAAGAATTTTACTGTTGTTTAAGTGCTTAAAAGTTCATCTCCTCGTCACCCTCACTTACAATTTTTCT
Above is a window of Nostoc sp. UHCC 0702 DNA encoding:
- a CDS encoding CHAT domain-containing protein, whose translation is MSLSGQQRKELQNALIDAFPNTISLEQMLLFELDINLRAIAGEGSLQDIVFKLIQTANSQGWIEDLVRAACKSNPKNPRLRAIVQELFTNYSQTPPVTSSNIPQKILILAAIPHGLRLDKEILEIESAIRRAANRDLFEIKVITAVRPQDIRRAIAEEQPQIVHFCGHGLPDGSLLLEDDGGNNKPVTPESLASLFKLHADYVKCVLLNACHSEQLAMTISQYINYTIGMNNPIQDQAAIAFAQGFYDGLGYKNSGNQDLFKRAFDEGIVAIKMENFSQETIPVLKTRRQL